Proteins from a single region of Streptomyces spectabilis:
- a CDS encoding RICIN domain-containing protein, giving the protein MKLTSSFTVRAGIAAGAALAASAVLAGPAHAGVSGQYTFQNAGTGKCLDVQAGSSADNTPLQQFSCNGKSHQRFSLSFEVDNPTSLMRAAHSNKCMQAFGTTPGTGVVQRPCDNVSGQRWEFIELGGNKVTVKNVASGLCLDDGAAPSGSRREVRQTVCTGAATQVWARS; this is encoded by the coding sequence ATGAAGCTCACCAGTTCGTTCACCGTCCGCGCCGGGATCGCCGCGGGCGCCGCCCTCGCGGCCAGCGCCGTGCTCGCGGGCCCGGCGCATGCCGGGGTCTCCGGCCAGTACACGTTCCAGAACGCGGGCACCGGCAAGTGCCTGGACGTGCAGGCCGGTTCTTCGGCGGACAACACCCCTCTCCAGCAGTTCAGCTGCAACGGCAAGTCCCACCAGCGGTTCTCGCTCAGCTTCGAGGTGGACAACCCCACGTCCCTGATGAGAGCCGCCCACTCCAACAAGTGCATGCAGGCCTTTGGTACGACGCCCGGCACCGGCGTCGTCCAGCGGCCCTGTGACAACGTCTCCGGGCAGCGCTGGGAGTTCATCGAACTGGGCGGCAACAAGGTCACCGTCAAGAATGTCGCGAGCGGCCTGTGCCTCGACGACGGCGCGGCGCCCTCCGGCAGCCGCCGTGAGGTGCGCCAGACGGTCTGCACGGGGGCCGCGACCCAGGTGTGGGCCCGCTCCTGA
- a CDS encoding trypsin-like serine peptidase has translation MDEADPVQEQQAREAQLPQAARQKRLRSPSRPFQGIKEVGTFYWAERNDNGDLFYRFCGGTVVPSPGKNMVLTAAHCFDSSDRQEKLVFVPQHSKSKPQPHGIFPITKGQIYADPRYMRRGGDKDYTGLDFALLKTGTRSDGKKLQDVVGAIKIGYGSGFDHPKTRVIGYPGFKPKQDPLDCISPMKKYTTGSADGWKGGTFSQIDCDGYVSGTSGGPFITAGSEEPRVIGVTGGWKTGGHSPNTSYSSYFDNDLKNIYDAAVAGKKPTPIVLPSASTWKHATDIASGYFALNGPVPEDRMDMFVKWSDGELTVYRGADKGLNYFDKEFRVMKPNKLWADHAKQVVAGDFTGDNGSDLIVRWSDGEVTLYPSVDEKGFHGEIQLVAPNGTWKHAEAITAGRYGGNKWQDDLVVRWSDGELTLYQNTGDGKKLGKEIKVVSPGKLWKHAVEIGSGDYTQGNTWDLVVRWSDGELTLYDDFTGTGSTWGEHQWKAPNQLWTHAKLVTGGDFSANPWPDDTLVRWSDGELSLYTEGNASGIGKENQLVAP, from the coding sequence ATGGACGAGGCGGACCCGGTCCAGGAGCAGCAGGCCCGAGAGGCACAACTGCCCCAAGCCGCACGCCAGAAGAGGCTGCGCTCTCCTTCCCGCCCGTTCCAGGGCATCAAGGAAGTGGGCACCTTCTACTGGGCCGAGCGCAACGACAACGGTGACCTCTTCTACCGCTTCTGCGGCGGCACGGTCGTCCCGTCGCCGGGAAAGAACATGGTGCTCACCGCCGCGCACTGCTTCGACAGCAGCGACCGGCAGGAGAAGCTCGTCTTCGTCCCGCAGCACAGCAAGAGCAAGCCCCAGCCCCACGGCATCTTCCCCATCACCAAGGGGCAGATCTACGCTGACCCCCGCTATATGCGACGGGGCGGCGACAAGGACTACACCGGGCTGGACTTCGCCCTCCTCAAGACCGGCACCCGCAGCGACGGCAAGAAGCTCCAGGACGTCGTCGGCGCCATCAAGATCGGCTATGGCTCCGGCTTCGACCACCCCAAGACCCGCGTGATCGGTTACCCGGGGTTCAAGCCCAAGCAGGACCCGCTGGACTGCATCTCGCCCATGAAGAAGTACACCACCGGCAGTGCGGACGGCTGGAAGGGCGGCACCTTCTCGCAGATCGACTGCGACGGATACGTCTCCGGGACCTCCGGCGGGCCCTTCATCACGGCGGGCAGCGAAGAGCCCCGGGTCATCGGGGTGACGGGAGGCTGGAAGACCGGGGGGCACAGCCCGAACACCTCGTACTCGTCCTACTTCGACAACGACCTCAAGAACATCTACGACGCAGCTGTGGCCGGGAAGAAGCCGACGCCCATCGTGCTGCCGTCGGCGTCGACCTGGAAGCACGCCACGGACATAGCCTCGGGCTACTTCGCCCTGAACGGGCCCGTCCCGGAAGACCGCATGGACATGTTCGTGAAGTGGTCCGACGGCGAGCTGACCGTCTACCGGGGCGCGGACAAAGGCCTGAACTACTTCGACAAGGAGTTCAGGGTCATGAAGCCCAACAAACTGTGGGCCGACCACGCCAAGCAGGTCGTCGCGGGCGACTTCACCGGCGACAACGGCTCCGACCTCATCGTGCGGTGGTCCGACGGCGAGGTCACCCTCTACCCCTCGGTCGACGAGAAGGGCTTCCACGGCGAGATCCAGCTGGTCGCGCCCAACGGCACCTGGAAGCACGCCGAAGCCATCACCGCAGGCCGCTACGGCGGCAACAAGTGGCAGGACGACCTCGTGGTCCGGTGGTCCGACGGAGAGCTGACCCTGTACCAGAACACCGGCGACGGCAAGAAGCTCGGCAAAGAGATCAAGGTCGTCAGCCCCGGCAAACTCTGGAAGCACGCCGTTGAGATCGGCTCCGGCGACTACACCCAAGGCAACACCTGGGACCTCGTCGTGCGCTGGTCCGACGGCGAACTCACCCTCTACGACGACTTCACCGGCACCGGCAGCACATGGGGCGAGCACCAGTGGAAGGCGCCCAACCAGCTCTGGACCCACGCCAAGCTCGTCACCGGCGGCGACTTCAGCGCCAACCCCTGGCCGGACGACACGCTCGTGCGCTGGTCCGACGGCGAACTCAGCCTCTACACCGAGGGAAACGCCTCCGGCATCGGCAAGGAGAACCAGCTCGTCGCCCCCTAA
- a CDS encoding SDR family NAD(P)-dependent oxidoreductase, with protein MAEQRVVLVTGGGTGIGAATARLLRADGHQVVISGRRPEPLRRVAEETGALAHPSDAADPDAVRELVETTLKTYGSLDGLVLNAGTGGGGAVGDTTVEDWEELMRTNLTGPFLLLRAALPHLLAARGAVVAVASVAALRNSAGNAAYATSKAALLHLCRSVAVDYGPQGLRANTVCPGWVRTEMADQRMARFAAEAGLAGGTEAAYEEANRLNPAGRPGDPGEVAEAIGWLLSPAASYVNGTVLTIDGGMTTVGVGGAAFDHRIEPRTTPHL; from the coding sequence ATGGCGGAACAGCGTGTTGTCCTGGTGACGGGCGGGGGAACGGGAATCGGGGCCGCCACCGCCCGGCTGCTGCGCGCGGACGGGCACCAGGTCGTGATCTCCGGGCGGCGGCCCGAGCCCCTGCGCCGGGTCGCCGAGGAGACCGGAGCACTGGCCCACCCCTCCGACGCCGCCGACCCCGATGCCGTGCGCGAGCTCGTCGAGACGACGCTGAAGACCTACGGAAGCCTCGACGGCCTGGTGCTCAACGCCGGAACCGGGGGAGGGGGCGCGGTCGGCGACACCACGGTCGAGGACTGGGAAGAGCTGATGAGGACCAACCTCACCGGCCCGTTCCTGCTGCTGCGTGCCGCGCTGCCGCATCTGCTGGCCGCCCGCGGCGCGGTGGTCGCGGTCGCCTCCGTCGCCGCGCTCCGCAACAGCGCCGGCAACGCCGCCTACGCGACGTCCAAGGCCGCTCTGCTGCACCTGTGCCGCTCCGTGGCCGTCGACTACGGGCCGCAGGGGCTGCGGGCCAACACGGTGTGCCCGGGCTGGGTGCGCACGGAGATGGCCGACCAGCGCATGGCGCGGTTCGCGGCGGAGGCAGGGCTGGCCGGCGGTACCGAGGCGGCGTACGAGGAGGCGAACCGGCTGAACCCCGCCGGGCGGCCGGGCGACCCGGGGGAGGTCGCCGAGGCGATCGGCTGGCTGCTGTCGCCCGCCGCCTCCTACGTCAACGGGACCGTCCTCACCATCGACGGCGGAATGACCACGGTCGGCGTCGGCGGTGCCGCCTTCGACCACCGGATCGAGCCGCGCACCACCCCGCACCTGTAG
- a CDS encoding vWA domain-containing protein, whose protein sequence is MSGSQNYINHVALVLDASSSMSHLSGKVVEVADQQIAYLARRSEELDQETRVTVYVFADTVECVIYDKDVLRMPSLKQLYQAGGMTALLAAALKSQRELAQTAQLYGDHSFLTFVLTDGQENVSHRCPDAPSGDPRELVQAVARLIETQEDNWTLAVLVPDQMGKREAMQCGFPKDNIAIWDATSTQGLAEAGLVIQQATEKFMVGRAQGIRGSRAVFSTGAEAVNKDTIEAAGLTPVDPSTYQLIPVAREAAIRDWVVECGHTYRTGGAFYQLSKSEKIQARKQVAVLEKKTDRLYMGPEARALLGLPDTEVRVKPDHNDDFTIFVQSTSVNRKLVAHTRLLLI, encoded by the coding sequence ATGTCCGGAAGTCAGAACTACATCAATCATGTTGCTCTTGTGCTGGATGCCAGTTCGTCCATGTCACACCTGAGCGGCAAGGTCGTCGAGGTGGCCGACCAGCAGATCGCCTATCTGGCCCGCCGTTCGGAGGAGCTCGACCAGGAGACCCGGGTCACGGTGTACGTCTTCGCGGACACGGTGGAGTGCGTCATCTACGACAAGGACGTGCTGCGCATGCCGTCCTTGAAGCAGCTGTACCAGGCAGGGGGCATGACGGCGCTGCTGGCGGCCGCGCTGAAGTCGCAGCGGGAGCTGGCGCAGACAGCCCAGCTGTACGGCGATCACAGCTTCCTGACGTTCGTGCTGACCGACGGTCAGGAGAACGTCAGCCATCGCTGTCCGGACGCCCCTTCTGGGGATCCGCGTGAACTGGTGCAGGCGGTGGCCAGGTTGATCGAGACGCAGGAGGACAACTGGACGCTGGCCGTCCTGGTGCCGGACCAGATGGGCAAGCGCGAGGCCATGCAGTGCGGCTTCCCGAAGGACAACATCGCCATCTGGGACGCCACGAGCACGCAGGGCCTGGCGGAGGCCGGGCTGGTCATCCAGCAGGCCACGGAGAAGTTCATGGTGGGCCGCGCCCAGGGCATCCGGGGATCGCGGGCGGTGTTCTCCACGGGTGCGGAGGCGGTCAACAAGGACACCATCGAGGCGGCGGGGCTCACCCCGGTCGATCCGTCGACGTACCAGCTGATTCCGGTGGCGCGTGAGGCGGCGATCCGGGACTGGGTCGTCGAGTGCGGGCACACGTACCGCACCGGTGGCGCGTTCTATCAGTTGAGCAAGTCGGAGAAGATCCAGGCGCGCAAGCAGGTGGCGGTCCTGGAGAAGAAGACGGACCGGTTGTACATGGGTCCGGAGGCCCGGGCGCTGCTCGGCCTGCCGGACACGGAGGTGCGCGTGAAACCGGACCACAACGACGACTTCACGATCTTCGTGCAGAGCACCAGTGTGAACCGGAAGCTGGTCGCGCATACGCGGCTGCTGCTCATCTGA
- a CDS encoding LLM class flavin-dependent oxidoreductase, whose product MRAGVVVAAQPGVEELAVRAEALGLHSFWVNDTPMVHGDPFVALSLCAKATRRIRLGIGVTSPVLRSAPAAASGFASLNALAPGRIICGIGTGNTARRTLGMPPATTAALEHFTAALQDLCAGRPTAYREGDRVRDIRFLHTGAHVNTADPIEFAVAALGPKAAAVAGRRGAGLISFGLLDPTAWHALHDARRQAAHSTHRDPAPHAHSYVVTALHLLHDNEDPAGDAARDATGHLVLSLLDYAADTPEVAQQLGPDERAAVRELLNRRGTTATAPDRYTKLYPNYLGRIAAQDRDLVLPSLMTTLALVGTRDDIRTRITALEQAGIDELLIQPVTDPPTEMTRLAELLT is encoded by the coding sequence ATGCGTGCAGGCGTCGTGGTCGCCGCTCAGCCCGGCGTGGAGGAACTCGCCGTACGGGCCGAGGCGTTGGGCCTGCACAGCTTCTGGGTCAACGACACCCCGATGGTCCACGGCGACCCCTTCGTCGCCCTGAGCCTGTGCGCGAAGGCCACCCGCCGCATCCGGCTCGGAATCGGCGTGACCTCACCGGTGCTGCGCTCGGCCCCGGCCGCAGCGAGCGGGTTCGCCAGCCTCAACGCCCTGGCCCCGGGCCGGATCATCTGCGGGATCGGCACCGGCAACACCGCCCGGCGCACCCTGGGCATGCCACCGGCCACGACCGCCGCCCTTGAGCACTTCACCGCGGCCCTGCAGGACCTGTGCGCCGGGCGCCCGACCGCCTACCGCGAAGGCGACCGGGTCCGCGACATCCGCTTCCTGCACACCGGCGCACACGTGAACACCGCCGATCCCATCGAGTTCGCCGTGGCCGCGCTCGGGCCCAAGGCCGCCGCCGTCGCCGGCCGCCGCGGCGCCGGCCTCATCTCCTTCGGCCTGCTCGACCCCACCGCCTGGCACGCACTGCACGACGCCCGCCGCCAGGCCGCCCACAGCACGCACCGCGACCCCGCCCCCCACGCACACTCCTACGTGGTCACCGCACTCCACCTGCTGCACGACAACGAGGACCCCGCCGGCGACGCGGCCCGGGACGCCACCGGTCACCTCGTCCTGTCACTGCTGGACTACGCCGCCGACACACCCGAGGTCGCGCAACAACTCGGCCCCGACGAACGCGCCGCGGTGCGCGAACTCCTCAACCGGCGCGGCACCACCGCCACCGCCCCGGACCGGTACACCAAGCTCTACCCCAACTACCTCGGACGCATCGCAGCCCAGGACCGGGACCTGGTCCTGCCCTCACTGATGACCACCCTGGCCCTCGTCGGCACCCGCGACGACATCCGCACCCGCATCACCGCCCTGGAACAGGCAGGCATCGACGAACTCCTCATCCAGCCAGTGACCGACCCACCCACCGAAATGACCCGACTCGCCGAACTCCTCACCTGA
- a CDS encoding MerR family transcriptional regulator, translated as MAWPIEEVARISGVTARTLRHYDEIGLLPPARTGAGGHRYYEERQLLRLQQILVLRTLDLGLPEIGRILAAQVDELEALRGHYHRLLAERDRLDVLAGTVARTITELEQSRKDGTDMITISRPENLFEGVRSAQCMKALHGFPDLAGAIERHTAALNDAETEADERERTAQMIRLAELLAAGLPADADAVQAQTDTQYRTLARIRAATAEEYRAIGRSCVENEHWHAVYESIAPGLAAYQRAAIETYAATRLR; from the coding sequence ATGGCCTGGCCGATCGAAGAGGTCGCCCGGATATCGGGCGTGACGGCCCGGACCCTGCGGCACTACGACGAGATCGGCCTGCTGCCGCCGGCCCGGACCGGGGCCGGCGGCCACCGCTACTACGAAGAGCGCCAACTGCTGCGGCTGCAGCAGATCCTCGTACTGCGGACACTGGACCTGGGCCTGCCCGAGATCGGCCGGATCCTGGCCGCACAGGTCGACGAACTGGAGGCCCTGCGGGGCCACTACCACCGGCTGCTCGCCGAGCGCGACCGGCTGGACGTCCTGGCCGGCACCGTCGCCCGCACGATCACCGAACTGGAGCAGTCCAGGAAGGACGGCACCGACATGATCACCATCAGCCGGCCGGAGAACCTGTTCGAAGGCGTCCGGTCCGCCCAGTGCATGAAAGCCCTGCACGGCTTCCCCGACCTGGCCGGGGCCATCGAGCGGCACACCGCGGCGTTGAACGACGCCGAGACCGAGGCCGACGAGCGCGAGCGCACGGCACAGATGATCCGGCTGGCCGAACTGCTGGCCGCCGGCCTGCCCGCGGACGCCGACGCGGTGCAGGCCCAGACCGACACCCAGTACCGCACACTGGCCCGCATCCGGGCCGCCACCGCCGAAGAGTACCGCGCGATCGGCCGGTCCTGCGTGGAGAACGAACACTGGCACGCGGTGTACGAGTCGATCGCACCGGGCCTGGCCGCATACCAGCGGGCCGCCATCGAGACATACGCCGCAACCCGGCTGCGCTGA
- a CDS encoding TIGR03086 family metal-binding protein, producing MPTPTPASAPAARFRRTADGFAARLATVPADRWNAPSPCPGWSARDIAAHVINESRRILATVHGTQPAPLHGIAVADMGGLPEFAPDADPQAAWKEIADGLTAAIDDPACLRAEMPTFAGPMPFADIVETLPEDVLIHTWDLARATGGDERLDPEAVAHVHAHLKPMDEALRQPWAFGPKTPVPPGADAQTAFLCFVGRRP from the coding sequence ATGCCCACCCCCACCCCCGCCTCCGCCCCGGCCGCCCGCTTCCGCCGCACCGCCGACGGATTCGCCGCCCGCCTCGCCACCGTCCCCGCCGACCGCTGGAACGCGCCCAGCCCCTGCCCCGGCTGGAGCGCCCGCGACATCGCCGCCCACGTGATCAACGAATCCCGGCGCATCCTCGCCACCGTCCACGGCACCCAGCCCGCACCGCTGCACGGCATCGCCGTCGCCGACATGGGCGGCCTGCCGGAATTCGCCCCCGACGCCGACCCGCAGGCTGCCTGGAAGGAGATCGCCGACGGCCTCACCGCCGCGATCGACGACCCCGCCTGCCTGCGGGCCGAAATGCCCACCTTCGCCGGCCCCATGCCCTTCGCCGACATCGTGGAGACCCTGCCGGAAGACGTCCTGATCCACACCTGGGACCTGGCCCGTGCCACCGGCGGCGACGAACGCCTGGACCCCGAAGCCGTCGCCCACGTCCACGCCCACCTCAAGCCCATGGACGAAGCACTGCGCCAGCCCTGGGCCTTCGGCCCGAAGACGCCCGTCCCCCCGGGCGCCGACGCGCAGACCGCGTTCCTGTGCTTCGTCGGCCGCCGGCCCTGA